A genomic window from Plutella xylostella chromosome 23, ilPluXylo3.1, whole genome shotgun sequence includes:
- the LOC125490397 gene encoding uncharacterized protein K02A2.6-like, with the protein MTAVPLLDKLDLTGDGASIGQRWEKWLRSLSIYLDTTDIKCPIKKRATLLLLGGSDLQDIFYNLPGANAEAKDNADVFKIAIDTLNDYFAPKQSKVYERHIFRLLAQNQNEKFDQYLVKLRKQAEKCKFDKPDEHLIDQIAEKCSSTDLRKKILTIGDDITLDRIITEAHTLEVVDHQMKNYREDSNQETNAVFQKKNADKAYNQRRIASCNCTRCGSHKHEATDQTCPARGKKCHVCGKLGHFRQWCKSQVAQKRKATETKKQDRQENDTRNKKMRRVNNVEDAEEIDYVFYVDNDATIECVMGGVKLNMLIDSGCKPNLITDKTWKLLKSKNIICTKQVSKPDKTLIAYGSKTPLDVQGSFETLIETNGRSERTTVYVIGNGSRDLLGKDTAVLLGVLKLGIGISHIADKPFPKMKDVLIEIPIDEQMKPVSQPYRRIPIPIEDKINATIKELLDSDIIEEVHEPSKWVSPVVPVLKDNGDLRICVDMRRANQAILRENHPLPSMDHMLPKINKAQLFSKLDIKQAFHQAELHPNSRHLTTFITSKGLYRYKRLMFGISCAPELFQKIVEKMLIQCEGVINFIDDILVYGRTEEEHDERLGKVLEVLKQNNVLLNENKCIYKVPKVSFLGHELTPEGARPLDKYIKSIENFRVPKTIEELQSFLGLTNYINKWIPNFATETEPLKELLRKKLGRNSSLEQYWTKVHDESFQKLKALLTNIQTLGYYDVNDKTEVIADASPVGLGAVLVQYDNNGPRIIAYGNRTLTDCERRYSQTEKEALAMVWAIEHFNVFLFGKQFDLITDHKPLEILFGPKSKPCARIERWVLRLMAYRYNIKYRSGKSNIADSLSRLGQDTDKPKTNIQDHIQFIVHYAKPQAVSMKSLIEHSEDDPEIRSVKKGLANNEWDESIKTYKVFENELCFYNGLLLRGNRIVIPTKLRKIVLDAAHEGHPGIVAMKGRLRCKVWWPRMDKDVETLVKCCKSCTLVGIPNLPVPMKRRELPIAPWVDVAMDLLGPLPSGEYLLVIIDYYSRYKEVKVTKIITSSQIIKLLREVFSRLGYPSSITADNGRQFVSEEFRKFCQDCNIILHNTVPYWPQQNGEVERQNRDILKRLKICKLEKKDLKECLWDYLMMYNSTPHSTTGKAPSELFFKRQNRDKIPSMIDITENYDSEVRDKDKEQKQKGKEYADMRRRAQTCDLKAGDKVYVREGDGNKLTSNFNPTPHVVEQTQEGDTMVRNEETGKVLRRNIMHLKKIEGEWRSINPDTENSEADH; encoded by the coding sequence ATGACAGCAGTACCACTGCTGGATAAACTCGACCTTACGGGCGATGGCGCTTCCATTGGTCAGAGATGGGAGAAATGGCTACGGTCTTTAAGCATTTATTTGGATACCACCGATATTAAATGTCCAATTAAAAAAAGGGCTACACTGCTTCTTCTTGGTGGCTCGGACCTTCAAGATATATTCTATAATTTACCTGGAGCCAACGCTGAAGCGAAAGACAATGCGGACGTTTTTAAAATTGCAATTGATACATTAAACGATTATTTTGCGCCCAAGCAGAGCAAAGTTTATGAGCGACACATCTTTCGGTTATTGGCTCAGAATCAAAATGAGAAGTTCGATCAATATCTTGTCAAACTTAGAAAACAAGCCGAAAAATGTAAATTTGATAAGCCGGATGAACATCTTATTGATCAAATAGCAGAAAAATGTTCATCAACGGATctaaggaaaaaaatattgacaatAGGAGACGATATAACTCTAGATAGAATCATTACTGAAGCTCACACGCTAGAGGTAGTTGATCACCAAATGAAGAATTACAGAGAAGACTCCAACCAGGAAACTAATGCTGTCTTTCAAAAAAAGAACGCTGATAAGGCTTACAACCAGCGACGAATAGCGAGCTGTAACTGTACTAGATGTGGGAGCCACAAACATGAAGCAACGGATCAAACTTGCCCAGCCCGTGGTAAAAAATGTCATGTTTGTGGCAAATTAGGCCATTTTAGGCAATGGTGCAAGAGTCAGGTGGCACAAAAAAGGAAAGCAACGGAAACGAAGAAACAAGACAGACAGGAAAATGACACTAGAAACAAAAAGATGCGGAGAGTAAACAACGTTGAGGATGCGGAAGAAATTGACTACGTATTCTATGTTGACAACGACGCCACTATAGAATGCGTCATGGGTggagttaaattaaatatgctCATTGACTCAGGCTGTAAACCAAATTTGATCACCGACAAAACATGGAAACTTCTAAaaagcaaaaatataatatgcaCCAAGCAAGTAAGCAAACCTGACAAGACGTTGATTGCATATGGAAGCAAAACACCGCTAGACGTACAAGGCTCTTTTGAAACATTAATTGAGACGAATGGTAGATCCGAGCGAACTACTGTCTACGTGATTGGTAATGGCAGTCGCGATTTGCTCGGAAAAGATACGGCTGTGCTGCTGGGGGTTCTAAAATTAGGCATTGGAATAAGCCACATTGCGGATAAACCATTTCCTAAAATGAAAGATGTACTCATTGAGATACCAATTGACGAGCAAATGAAGCCAGTATCTCAACCTTACCGTCGCATTCCAATCCCTATAGAAGACAAAATAAATGCAACAATAAAGGAATTGCTAGACAGTGACATTATAGAAGAGGTGCATGAACCTTCTAAGTGGGTATCCCCGGTTGTACCTGTACTCAAAGACAATGGTGATCTACGAATATGTGTTGATATGAGACGGGCTAATCAAGCTATCTTGAGGGAAAATCACCCATTACCGTCTATGGACCACATGCTGCCCAAGATAAATAAAGCACAACTATTCTCCAAATTAGATATCAAACAAGCTTTTCACCAAGCAGAATTACATCCGAACTCCAGGCACTTGACAACTTTTATAACATCAAAGGGTTTGTACAGATACAAGCGCTTAATGTTTGGAATATCCTGCGCGCCAGAATTGTTTCAAAAAATTGTCGAAAAAATGCTTATCCAATGCGAAGGGGTGATCAATTTTATTGATGACATATTGGTTTATGGGCGCACAGAGGAAGAACATGATGAGCGATTGGGGAAAGTACTAGAGGTGCTGAAGCAAAATAATGTACTCCTCAACGAAAATAAATGCATTTACAAGGTGCCAAAAGTAAGCTTTCTTGGTCATGAACTTACGCCAGAAGGTGCGAGGCCTTTggacaaatacataaaaagcaTCGAAAACTTTCGAGTTCCAAAAACCATTGAAGAACTCCAAAGCTTCCTAGGGCTCACCAATTATATAAACAAGTGGATCCCAAATTTTGCAACTGAAACTGAACCGTTGAAAGAGCTTCTGAGAAAAAAGCTGGGCAGGAATTCAAGTTTGGAGCAATACTGGACGAAAGTACACGATGAGTCGTTTCAAAAACTTAAAGCTTTGCTGACTAACATTCAAACTCTTGGGTACTATGACGTAAATGACAAGACAGAAGTCATAGCCGATGCTAGTCCTGTCGGTCTAGGGGCTGTGTTAGTACAGTATGACAATAACGGACCAAGAATCATAGCCTATGGGAACCGCACGTTGACTGATTGCGAACGACGTTACAGCCAAACTGAAAAGGAGGCTTTGGCCATGGTTTGGGCCATTGAGCATTTTAACGTTTTCCTCTTTGGCAAACAATTCGACCTCATCACAGACCATAAACCCCTGGAAATCCTGTTTGGACCAAAATCTAAACCGTGTGCACGCATTGAACGATGGGTACTCAGACTCATGGCATATCGGTACAACATCAAATATAGATCTGGGAAATCAAATATTGCCGACTCCTTATCACGCCTCGGGCAAGACACGGATAAGCCTAAAACGAATATTCAAGATCATATTCAGTTTATTGTACACTACGCCAAACCTCAGGCAGTTTCAATGAAGTCTTTGATTGAGCATTCGGAAGATGACCCAGAAATAAGGAGTGTGAAGAAAGGATTAGCTAACAACGAATGGGACGAatcaataaaaacatacaaagttTTCGAAAATGAACTCTGTTTTTACAACGGGTTATTGTTAAGGGGAAACAGAATTGTGATACCTACGAAATTGAGGAAAATCGTGTTGGATGCCGCTCACGAAGGACATCCAGGGATAGTCGCGATGAAAGGGCGACTCCGCTGCAAAGTATGGTGGCCTCGTATGGACAAAGATGTCGAAACATTGGTAAAATGCTGCAAAAGCTGCACTCTTGTAGGAATACCAAACTTACCCGTACCGATGAAACGACGAGAGCTTCCGATTGCTCCTTGGGTAGATGTCGCGATGGACCTTTTAGGACCTCTACCCAGCGGTGAATATCTCCTGGTGATCATTGACTATTACAGCAGATACAAGGAAGTAAAGGTcacaaaaattataactagctcacaaataataaaactgcTGCGAGAAGTATTTAGCCGACTAGGATATCCTTCTTCAATTACTGCTGATAATGGGCGCCAATTCGTAAGTGAAGAGTTCCGAAAATTTTGCCAAGACTGCAATATAATACTACATAACACTGTACCTTACTGGCCACAACAAAACGGAGAAGTAGAAAGACAAAATAGAGACATTCTTAAAAGGCTCAAAATCTGTAAATTAGAGAAGAAAGACTTGAAGGAATGTCTTTGGGATTACCTGATGATGTACAATTCCACGCCCCATTCTACCACTGGAAAAGCTCCGTCAGAATTATTTTTCAAGCGACAAAACAGAGATAAAATACCCTCTATGATTGATATAACTGAAAACTACGATTCTGAAGTAAGAGATAAAGACAaggaacaaaaacaaaaagggAAAGAATATGCGGATATGAGAAGAAGAGCCCAAACATGTGATCTAAAAGCAGGAGATAAAGTATATGTCAGAGAAGGAGACGGAAACAAATTGACCTCAAATTTCAACCCTACACCACATGTCGTTGAACAAACTCAAGAAGGAGATACAATGGTGAGAAATGAAGAGACCGGTAAAGTGCTACGAAGAAATATCATGCATTTGAAAAAGATTGAAGGTGAATGGAGATCAATTAACCCAGATACTGAGAACAGTGAAGCTGatcattaa